The following are encoded in a window of Terriglobales bacterium genomic DNA:
- a CDS encoding purine-nucleoside phosphorylase: MKLQATDQWSHAGEASEFILSKTALRPRLALVLGSGLGAFADDLEDRVVLPYSTIPNFPVSSAEGHAGNLVIGRVGDVAVAAMQGRVHYYEGHSMARVTFPMRVFCRMGIKGVLLTNAAGGIGPKLKPGCLVVLSDHINLQGTNALMGPNEERFGPRFPDMTEAYSKEWRALALAEGKRQGVDIYEGVYAAVPGPSYETPAEIRFLRTIGADVVGMSTVAEVVVARHCAMKVLAISVVTNMAAGILDQPIDHAEVLEIGQRIKGQFAQLLQALIPRLTSSLN, from the coding sequence ATGAAGCTTCAGGCGACGGACCAGTGGTCGCACGCGGGCGAAGCCTCTGAGTTCATCCTCAGCAAGACCGCGCTGCGTCCACGGCTCGCACTCGTTTTGGGGTCCGGTTTAGGAGCTTTCGCCGACGATCTGGAAGATCGTGTCGTGCTTCCCTACTCCACGATTCCGAACTTCCCGGTCTCGAGCGCCGAAGGACACGCGGGGAATCTAGTAATCGGCCGAGTCGGAGATGTTGCCGTAGCAGCCATGCAAGGCCGCGTGCATTACTACGAAGGTCACAGCATGGCACGCGTCACATTTCCGATGCGCGTGTTTTGCCGCATGGGAATCAAGGGAGTGTTGCTTACGAATGCCGCGGGCGGAATAGGTCCAAAGCTCAAGCCCGGATGCCTGGTCGTCCTCAGCGATCACATCAACCTGCAAGGTACAAATGCATTGATGGGCCCGAATGAAGAACGTTTTGGCCCGCGTTTTCCTGACATGACCGAAGCGTACTCAAAAGAATGGCGGGCGCTCGCGCTGGCCGAAGGAAAACGGCAAGGCGTCGACATCTACGAAGGTGTGTACGCTGCCGTGCCGGGGCCGAGCTATGAAACACCGGCGGAAATTCGATTTCTGCGAACGATCGGAGCAGACGTTGTCGGCATGTCCACGGTCGCAGAAGTGGTGGTGGCACGACACTGCGCCATGAAGGTGCTGGCTATCTCTGTGGTGACCAACATGGCAGCAGGAATTCTCGATCAGCCGATTGATCACGCGGAGGTTCTGGAAATTGGGCAGAGGATCAAAGGTCAGTTTGCCCAACTGCTCCAGGCGTTGATTCCGCGTTTGACGAGCTCGCTAAATTAA
- a CDS encoding NupC/NupG family nucleoside CNT transporter, producing the protein MIRLTGLIGMVGIIGLAYVFSTNRKAIRLRTILWGLGLQLVFALIVLRWTFGQHFMKAAGDAVTKLLSYSSAGAAFVFGQLGINLPPVGFVFAFQVLPTIIFISAFFAVLYYLGIMQLVIRFFAWLMKLTMKVSGVESLNVAASIFMGQTEAPLTIRPFLPECTRSELMTIMTAGMAHVSGGIMAAYIAFGAKAEHLLAAVIMTAPGTILMAKMLVPETETPKTEGKVEMSKEDMHRDDNILGAIARGTIDGGQLAFNVAIMLISFIALVALINGIFGGIHQHIARFPDSLQSLLGHVFAPVAYAIGIPWKDAVSVGNLLGTRMVINELIAYQSLGVVKDALDPRSVTIATFALCGFANFSSIGIQIGGIGALAPNKRSELTKLGFRAMLAGTMANLMSASIVSLLVQH; encoded by the coding sequence ATGATCAGACTTACAGGCTTGATCGGCATGGTTGGGATTATTGGCTTGGCGTACGTATTTTCTACGAATCGCAAAGCGATTCGTCTTCGAACTATTCTTTGGGGGCTTGGACTGCAGCTCGTCTTCGCACTCATCGTGCTGCGCTGGACCTTTGGCCAACACTTCATGAAAGCGGCGGGCGACGCCGTCACCAAACTGCTCTCTTACTCATCAGCCGGAGCGGCATTTGTTTTTGGGCAGCTCGGTATTAACTTGCCCCCGGTCGGATTTGTATTCGCCTTTCAGGTGCTTCCGACGATTATTTTCATTTCCGCGTTCTTCGCGGTGCTGTACTACCTCGGCATCATGCAACTGGTGATTCGCTTCTTTGCGTGGCTGATGAAGCTCACGATGAAAGTGAGCGGCGTGGAATCGCTCAACGTAGCCGCTTCAATCTTCATGGGCCAGACCGAGGCCCCGCTTACCATTCGCCCATTCCTGCCGGAGTGCACACGCTCTGAGCTGATGACGATCATGACCGCCGGCATGGCGCATGTCTCGGGCGGAATTATGGCAGCCTATATTGCGTTTGGCGCCAAGGCTGAGCATCTACTCGCAGCCGTAATTATGACTGCGCCCGGCACGATTCTCATGGCGAAGATGCTGGTGCCGGAAACCGAAACGCCGAAGACAGAAGGTAAAGTTGAGATGTCCAAGGAGGATATGCACCGCGACGATAACATCCTTGGCGCGATTGCCCGTGGGACCATCGACGGCGGCCAGTTAGCCTTCAATGTCGCGATCATGTTGATTTCCTTTATCGCGCTGGTCGCACTGATCAATGGTATCTTCGGTGGAATTCACCAGCACATCGCAAGGTTTCCGGACAGCCTTCAGAGTCTTCTTGGACATGTCTTTGCTCCCGTCGCATACGCCATCGGAATTCCCTGGAAAGATGCGGTGTCGGTTGGAAACTTGCTTGGGACTCGTATGGTGATCAATGAACTGATTGCATATCAGTCTTTGGGAGTCGTGAAGGATGCGCTGGATCCGCGATCCGTAACGATCGCGACATTTGCGCTCTGTGGCTTCGCCAACTTCTCATCCATCGGAATTCAGATCGGGGGAATCGGCGCGCTGGCTCCAAACAAACGGTCTGAATTAACAAAGCTCGGATTTCGCGCGATGCTCGCAGGCACGATGGCGAATTTAATGTCGGCTTCGATCGTGAGTCTCCTGGTGCAACATTGA
- a CDS encoding type II toxin-antitoxin system Phd/YefM family antitoxin, with protein sequence MSTHTWTVAEAKAKFSQVIERAKSDGPQTITRNGRTAVVVVAADEWERKTKRKGNLAEFFASSPLRNSGVKIKRLHGNLRKIDL encoded by the coding sequence GTGAGTACTCATACATGGACGGTTGCTGAGGCAAAGGCCAAGTTTAGTCAGGTGATCGAGCGAGCGAAGTCGGATGGGCCACAGACTATTACCCGCAACGGACGAACGGCTGTGGTAGTTGTGGCGGCAGACGAGTGGGAGCGGAAAACAAAACGTAAGGGTAATCTCGCCGAATTCTTCGCTTCTTCGCCGCTACGTAATTCCGGCGTGAAGATCAAGCGCTTGCATGGCAATCTGCGGAAGATTGACTTGTGA
- a CDS encoding ParB/Srx family N-terminal domain-containing protein, whose amino-acid sequence MLNQNPSLCAPQISVNYRSTSQLKPNSRNPRKHSKKQLDQLARALLRFGFIVPVLVNAQDQIVAGHGRIEAAKLAGIEQVPTISVDHLTDAEATAFMIADNKLTENAEWNEALLGEHFQELAALNLDFNLDITGFEVPQIDLLIQGLSPDTSG is encoded by the coding sequence ATGCTAAACCAGAATCCGTCGCTATGTGCTCCTCAAATATCAGTCAATTATCGATCCACCTCACAGCTCAAGCCTAATTCCCGCAACCCGCGGAAACACAGCAAGAAACAATTAGATCAGCTAGCCCGAGCCCTTTTGCGATTTGGGTTCATCGTTCCCGTCCTGGTTAACGCCCAAGATCAAATTGTCGCTGGCCACGGGCGCATCGAAGCCGCAAAGCTGGCTGGCATTGAACAAGTGCCAACCATCTCGGTCGACCACCTCACCGACGCCGAGGCCACTGCGTTCATGATCGCGGATAACAAATTGACGGAAAACGCCGAATGGAATGAGGCGTTGTTAGGGGAACATTTCCAAGAGTTGGCCGCGCTGAATCTTGACTTCAACCTGGACATTACTGGATTCGAAGTGCCCCAAATCGATCTATTGATCCAAGGACTGTCACCCGACACCTCAGGTTAA
- a CDS encoding type II toxin-antitoxin system VapC family toxin gives MSFLLDTNVVSESIKPYPNPGVTEWLAGVDEDRAFLSVVTLTELRYGIERMPAGTRRKRVTAWLEDELLLRFEGRILTIDATAADLCGRIIARSEAAGHRIEPLDAFIAATAEFHRLTLVTRNTADFEPVLKDILNPWTK, from the coding sequence GTGAGCTTTTTGCTGGATACGAATGTTGTATCCGAGTCGATAAAGCCGTATCCGAATCCCGGTGTGACTGAGTGGCTCGCCGGGGTAGATGAAGATCGCGCCTTTCTGAGCGTTGTGACACTGACTGAGCTGCGCTACGGTATTGAGCGCATGCCGGCTGGCACGCGGCGGAAGCGCGTGACCGCTTGGCTGGAAGACGAGCTGCTATTGCGCTTTGAGGGAAGAATTCTGACGATTGACGCGACAGCCGCTGATCTGTGCGGAAGAATCATCGCAAGGAGTGAAGCTGCCGGGCATCGAATTGAGCCACTGGATGCTTTTATTGCCGCCACAGCCGAATTTCATCGGCTTACTCTGGTAACTCGCAATACTGCAGACTTCGAGCCAGTTCTGAAGGACATCCTCAATCCGTGGACCAAGTAA
- a CDS encoding thymidine phosphorylase → MRIVDLIRRKRDGHELTREEIQFIVRGYTEAQFPDYQMAAWLMAVLLRGMSGKEIATLTEAMLHSGVTLDWSDLPGKKVDKHSTGGVGDKTSLILAPIVAAGGLLVPMISGRGLGHTGGTLDKLEAIPGFNVSLAPDRMREVLAKCGMVLVGQTEKIVPADKKMYALRDVTGTVESPALICASIMSKKIAEGIDALVLDVKTGSGAFMKKEADAVHLAKLMVETGVRIGKRMVALITNMDQPLGLYVGNALEVVECVEVLKGRGPADLRDLSIELSAWMFYLGEKTDSVEQGRTLAKQMIANGSAFEKFCEVTLLQGGDAEALRDVSKLPRARNRREVRSPHAGYVHSINSEHVGIASLVLGGGRDKKEDAVDHAVGIILHKKVGDAVAQNEPICTLHYNSDARLREAESLIASSYQISAKQTAAPAKLIRQVIEGSSTPAVHAS, encoded by the coding sequence ATGCGTATTGTCGATCTCATCCGCAGGAAGCGTGACGGGCACGAACTCACGCGCGAAGAAATCCAATTCATCGTCCGCGGATATACCGAGGCTCAATTTCCCGACTATCAGATGGCAGCCTGGCTGATGGCGGTGTTGCTGCGCGGGATGTCCGGGAAGGAGATCGCAACGCTCACTGAAGCGATGCTGCACTCCGGAGTGACGCTCGACTGGTCTGATCTGCCGGGAAAGAAGGTCGACAAACACTCAACCGGGGGCGTAGGCGATAAGACTTCGCTCATCCTTGCACCGATTGTGGCCGCTGGCGGCCTTTTGGTGCCGATGATCAGCGGACGCGGGCTTGGACACACCGGCGGCACGCTCGACAAGCTGGAGGCTATTCCGGGTTTCAATGTAAGTCTCGCGCCTGACCGAATGCGCGAGGTTCTTGCCAAATGCGGGATGGTGCTGGTGGGACAAACGGAAAAGATCGTGCCCGCCGACAAGAAGATGTACGCGCTGCGCGACGTGACCGGTACTGTAGAGAGCCCGGCTCTCATCTGCGCGTCGATCATGAGCAAGAAAATCGCCGAAGGCATCGACGCGCTGGTGCTCGACGTGAAGACGGGCTCGGGCGCATTCATGAAGAAAGAGGCCGACGCCGTCCACTTGGCCAAATTGATGGTCGAGACCGGAGTCCGCATCGGCAAGCGCATGGTCGCACTAATCACCAACATGGATCAGCCGCTTGGACTGTACGTTGGAAATGCGCTGGAAGTAGTCGAATGCGTCGAAGTTCTCAAAGGCCGTGGACCAGCCGATCTTCGCGATTTGAGTATCGAGCTTTCTGCATGGATGTTTTACCTGGGAGAGAAGACAGACTCGGTCGAGCAGGGACGGACGCTCGCCAAACAGATGATCGCGAATGGCTCGGCCTTTGAGAAGTTCTGCGAAGTCACTCTGCTTCAGGGCGGAGATGCTGAGGCTCTGCGCGATGTGAGCAAGCTGCCGCGTGCTCGCAATCGTCGCGAGGTGCGCAGCCCACATGCCGGCTATGTTCACTCGATCAACTCAGAGCACGTGGGAATCGCAAGTCTGGTGCTCGGCGGCGGACGAGACAAGAAAGAAGATGCGGTTGACCACGCCGTGGGAATCATTCTGCACAAGAAAGTCGGCGACGCTGTCGCTCAAAACGAGCCGATCTGCACGCTGCACTACAATTCCGACGCGCGCCTCAGAGAAGCCGAGTCCTTGATCGCATCGAGTTACCAGATAAGTGCAAAGCAAACTGCGGCGCCTGCGAAATTGATTCGCCAGGTGATTGAAGGAAGTTCTACGCCAGCGGTGCACGCTTCTTAG
- a CDS encoding Ig-like domain repeat protein, which translates to MMFGKHGTVVLRAMVLIVSLALWTAGCGGGGGSNNFSSSSSPPPTTNNTSTGTNVSVQPADANGATPAKLTFSNVTQGGMTSLTMASTGAAPPAGFLVGNPAQYFDLSTTAVFSGTVTVCINYTAITFVNSPRLFHYNGSAWVDVTISVDTANHTVCGSVTSFSPFAIFQSATAPAITSAGSAAFMVGTAGSFTVTAIGFPTPTLTEVGSLPNGLSFTDNHDGTAKLSGTATVPGNFPITITAHNGAAPDTTQNFTLIVNQAAAITSANNTAFTLGSLSSFTVTATGFPTPTLSESGALPAGVTFNTATGVLSGTPTASGSFPISFTAHNGVGTDAVQNLALTVNQASSSTTIASSLNPSTFGAAVTFTATVTSTGGTPTGTVTFKDGTTTLGTGTLTSGTATFNTSTLSSGPHSITALYGGDTNFQASTSSALSQTVNQASSATAVASSLNPSTFGAAVTFTATVTSSGGTPTGTVTFKDGSTTLGTGTLTSGTATFNTSTLSSGPHSITALYGGDTNFQASTSSAVSQTVSQASSATAVASSLNPSTFGAAVTFTATVTSTGGTPTGTVTFKDGSTTLGTATLTSGTATFNTSTLATGPHVITAIYGGDSNFQSSTSAAVSQTVSQASSATAVASSLNPSTFGAAVTFTATVTSTSGSPTGTVTFKDGITTLGTGALTSGQATFNTSTLALGPHAINAVYGGDTNFQSSTSSPLTQTVNQASSSTAVASSLNPSTFGAAVTFTATVTSAGGTPTGTVTFQGDTTTLGTGTLASGRATFNTSTLGIGSHVITAVYGGDTNFHSSMSSPLNQAVNQSPVITSGNNTTFKVGDAGSFNVIATGFPIPNLTEAGTLPHDVTFTDNHDSTATLRGTPTVSGSFPITITAHNGVIPDETQNFTLTVMPATLQSITINAISGSIAKGTTDQFTATGSFSDGTTQDLSTVVTWKSDNPGVASISASGLATGASVGSANISASRSGITSNTLPLSVTPATLGSITISAAEPSIAKGTSDQFTAIGTFSDGTTQDLTNSVSWHSSNESAATITANGLATGVSVGSSDISATQNGVTSGNFPLSVTPAVLESIVISAAKTSIAKGTSVPFTAIGTFSDGSTQDLTNAATWNSSDSTIAGINAAGVATGISLGSTDISATQSGVTSNKFTLTVTPAVLQSIMIRADHTSIAKGTSIQFTAIGTFSDGTTQDLTNSAIWTSLTPNVVNIDNGGMATGVTVGLSSITASKGGVTSNTFSLAVTAAMLQSISVSPTSASIVKGLTQQFTAKGTFTDGTTQDLTTSVIWSSSNQAVVNITDDGLATAVTVGSSNITAAQHGISSDPTVLTVLPATPTITWANPAAITYGTALSASQLNATATVPGSFTYMPPAGTVLRAGNQTLSVKFTPADTVNYETVTTSVSVNVNLAVLTVTAQNASRTYGAANPAFSAIITGFVNGDTASVVSGTANLSTTATQVSGVGSYAITATAGTLTATNYTFTFVNGTLTVNAAVLTVTAQNTSRTYGAANPTFTALITGFVNGDTQSVVSGTANLSTTATPASNTGSYPITATAGTLTAANYTFTFVNGTLTVNAAVLTVTAQNASRTYGAANPTFTALITGFVNGDTASVVSGTANLSTTATQASGVSSYAITATAGTLTATNYTFTFVNGTLTVNAAVLTVTAQNASRTYGAANPTFTALITGFVNGDTQSVVSGTANLSTTA; encoded by the coding sequence ATGATGTTTGGCAAGCATGGGACTGTTGTCCTAAGAGCGATGGTCCTCATCGTGAGCCTGGCGCTTTGGACGGCCGGATGCGGCGGTGGGGGCGGATCTAACAACTTCTCATCCAGTTCTTCGCCCCCTCCAACAACAAACAATACGTCGACGGGAACAAACGTCTCCGTTCAACCGGCAGACGCAAACGGCGCAACGCCTGCCAAATTGACGTTCAGCAACGTTACCCAGGGGGGAATGACCTCCCTCACAATGGCGAGCACCGGGGCGGCGCCTCCTGCCGGATTCCTTGTCGGCAACCCCGCACAGTACTTCGACCTGTCCACTACGGCGGTCTTTTCCGGCACCGTTACCGTTTGCATCAATTACACAGCGATTACGTTCGTGAATTCGCCACGCCTCTTTCACTACAACGGGAGCGCCTGGGTCGATGTAACGATCTCGGTCGACACGGCAAACCACACGGTCTGCGGAAGCGTTACCTCTTTCTCTCCATTCGCAATTTTCCAGTCAGCCACGGCGCCCGCGATCACCAGTGCAGGCAGCGCAGCGTTCATGGTAGGCACTGCCGGTTCGTTCACCGTCACAGCCATCGGCTTCCCCACTCCTACGCTGACAGAAGTCGGATCCTTACCAAACGGGCTTTCCTTCACCGACAACCACGATGGCACGGCGAAGCTAAGCGGCACAGCGACGGTCCCCGGGAATTTCCCAATCACGATTACCGCGCACAACGGCGCAGCTCCGGATACAACGCAGAACTTCACGCTGATCGTCAATCAGGCGGCCGCCATCACCAGCGCGAACAACACCGCGTTCACTCTCGGTTCACTCAGTTCATTCACGGTAACGGCGACCGGCTTCCCCACTCCGACGCTGAGCGAGAGCGGTGCACTGCCGGCAGGTGTGACGTTCAACACCGCCACCGGAGTGCTGAGCGGAACTCCGACTGCCAGCGGTTCGTTCCCGATCTCATTCACCGCGCACAACGGCGTAGGCACGGATGCAGTGCAGAACCTCGCCCTGACCGTCAATCAGGCTTCGTCTTCGACGACAATCGCGAGTTCGCTGAATCCCTCGACCTTCGGAGCTGCCGTCACCTTCACGGCCACGGTCACAAGCACCGGCGGCACGCCTACAGGCACAGTCACCTTCAAAGACGGCACCACCACACTGGGCACAGGAACCCTGACTTCCGGCACGGCGACGTTCAACACTTCGACGCTTTCCTCCGGACCCCATTCGATCACCGCGCTCTACGGCGGCGATACCAACTTCCAGGCGAGCACCTCTTCGGCACTGAGCCAGACCGTCAATCAGGCTTCGTCGGCGACGGCAGTGGCGAGTTCGCTGAACCCCTCGACCTTCGGAGCTGCGGTCACCTTCACGGCCACGGTCACCAGCAGCGGCGGCACACCGACCGGCACGGTGACCTTCAAGGACGGCAGCACCACACTGGGCACAGGAACCCTGACTTCCGGCACGGCGACGTTCAACACTTCGACGCTTTCCTCCGGACCCCATTCGATCACCGCGCTCTACGGCGGCGATACCAACTTCCAGGCGAGCACCTCTTCGGCTGTGAGCCAGACCGTGAGTCAGGCTTCGTCGGCGACGGCAGTGGCGAGTTCGCTGAACCCCTCGACCTTCGGAGCTGCGGTCACCTTCACGGCAACCGTCACCAGCACAGGCGGCACACCGACCGGGACGGTGACCTTCAAGGACGGCAGCACCACACTGGGCACAGCAACGCTGACTTCCGGCACAGCGACGTTCAACACTTCGACGCTCGCCACCGGACCGCATGTCATCACCGCGATCTACGGCGGCGATTCCAACTTCCAGTCGAGCACGTCTGCGGCGGTGAGTCAGACCGTGAGTCAGGCTTCGTCGGCGACGGCAGTGGCTAGTTCGCTGAATCCCTCGACTTTCGGAGCGGCCGTCACCTTCACGGCAACAGTCACAAGCACCAGCGGCTCTCCGACCGGCACTGTGACCTTCAAAGACGGCATCACCACACTGGGCACCGGTGCGCTGACTTCCGGCCAGGCGACCTTCAACACTTCCACACTCGCCCTTGGACCGCATGCCATCAATGCTGTCTACGGCGGCGATACTAACTTCCAGTCGAGCACCTCTTCGCCTCTGACTCAGACCGTCAATCAGGCCTCGTCTTCGACGGCAGTTGCGAGTTCGCTGAATCCGTCGACATTCGGAGCCGCCGTCACCTTCACAGCAACGGTCACCAGCGCCGGTGGCACGCCTACCGGCACCGTAACCTTTCAAGGCGACACCACCACTCTGGGCACTGGTACGCTGGCTTCCGGCCGGGCGACATTCAACACTTCGACGCTTGGCATCGGATCCCACGTGATCACTGCGGTCTACGGCGGTGATACCAACTTCCACTCGAGCATGTCTTCGCCACTAAACCAAGCGGTCAATCAATCCCCTGTCATCACGAGTGGAAACAACACGACCTTCAAGGTCGGAGATGCCGGCTCGTTCAACGTTATCGCGACTGGTTTCCCCATTCCGAATCTGACGGAAGCAGGAACGCTTCCGCATGATGTCACGTTCACAGACAACCATGACAGCACGGCAACGCTGAGGGGAACGCCCACGGTGAGCGGTAGTTTCCCAATTACGATCACCGCGCACAACGGTGTGATTCCTGATGAGACGCAGAACTTTACTCTCACCGTGATGCCGGCGACCCTGCAGTCGATCACTATCAACGCCATCAGCGGTTCGATCGCAAAAGGAACGACCGATCAGTTCACCGCTACCGGAAGTTTCAGCGATGGCACGACGCAGGACTTGAGTACCGTCGTGACGTGGAAATCGGACAATCCGGGAGTAGCTAGCATCAGCGCCTCCGGTTTGGCGACCGGAGCTTCGGTCGGTTCCGCGAACATCAGCGCCAGCCGCAGCGGGATCACTTCGAATACGCTTCCGCTGAGCGTAACTCCGGCCACTCTAGGATCCATCACCATCAGCGCCGCAGAGCCTTCTATCGCGAAAGGCACGAGCGATCAATTCACGGCGATTGGAACATTCAGTGATGGCACTACGCAGGATCTGACGAACTCTGTGAGCTGGCATTCCTCCAACGAAAGTGCGGCAACCATCACCGCCAACGGACTCGCGACTGGTGTTTCGGTCGGCTCCAGCGACATCAGCGCTACTCAGAACGGCGTTACGTCCGGCAATTTTCCGCTCTCTGTCACTCCGGCTGTGCTGGAGTCAATTGTCATTTCTGCTGCGAAGACTTCCATCGCGAAGGGGACCAGCGTTCCGTTCACGGCAATCGGAACGTTTAGCGATGGCAGCACTCAGGATCTAACAAACGCAGCAACCTGGAATTCCTCCGATAGCACAATCGCAGGCATCAATGCTGCAGGCGTGGCTACGGGAATCAGCCTCGGCTCGACTGACATCAGTGCCACGCAGAGCGGGGTTACTTCAAACAAATTCACACTGACCGTCACTCCGGCTGTGCTTCAGTCGATCATGATCAGGGCGGACCATACCTCGATCGCCAAGGGCACGAGCATTCAGTTCACCGCTATTGGCACCTTCAGCGATGGCACTACCCAGGACCTGACTAACTCCGCAATCTGGACCTCCTTGACTCCTAACGTAGTCAATATCGATAACGGCGGGATGGCCACGGGAGTCACAGTGGGTTTGAGCAGCATCACTGCCAGCAAGGGCGGTGTCACGTCGAATACGTTCTCTCTTGCGGTAACCGCGGCAATGCTGCAATCGATTAGCGTTAGCCCGACGAGCGCGTCAATTGTTAAAGGGCTGACACAGCAATTCACTGCAAAAGGCACCTTCACGGACGGGACTACTCAGGATCTGACCACCTCCGTGATTTGGAGTTCCTCGAATCAAGCGGTGGTGAACATCACCGATGATGGACTGGCCACGGCTGTCACAGTTGGGTCCAGCAACATTACGGCAGCCCAACATGGGATCAGTTCAGATCCTACGGTGCTGACGGTACTACCGGCCACGCCTACGATCACCTGGGCCAATCCGGCAGCCATTACCTACGGCACAGCACTCAGCGCGTCGCAATTGAACGCCACTGCCACTGTGCCAGGTAGCTTCACATACATGCCTCCAGCTGGCACCGTGCTGAGAGCAGGCAATCAGACGCTGTCGGTGAAGTTCACTCCCGCGGACACGGTCAATTACGAGACGGTAACCACTTCAGTGAGCGTCAATGTGAACCTAGCGGTGTTGACCGTCACCGCACAGAACGCCTCGCGCACCTATGGAGCCGCGAACCCTGCCTTCAGCGCAATCATCACCGGCTTCGTCAACGGGGATACGGCGAGTGTAGTGAGCGGAACTGCGAACCTGAGCACGACCGCGACACAGGTGTCGGGCGTCGGCAGCTATGCGATCACCGCCACTGCGGGAACGCTCACTGCCACCAACTACACCTTCACCTTCGTCAACGGCACGCTGACAGTGAATGCGGCCGTGCTGACTGTTACAGCACAGAACACCTCGCGCACCTACGGAGCCGCGAACCCGACGTTCACTGCACTCATCACCGGCTTCGTCAACGGGGATACGCAGAGCGTAGTAAGTGGAACTGCGAACCTGAGCACGACCGCGACACCAGCCTCGAACACAGGCAGCTATCCCATCACCGCCACTGCGGGAACACTCACTGCCGCCAACTACACCTTCACCTTCGTCAACGGCACACTGACGGTGAATGCGGCCGTGCTGACTGTTACAGCACAGAATGCATCGCGCACCTATGGAGCCGCGAACCCGACGTTCACTGCGCTCATCACCGGCTTCGTCAACGGGGATACGGCGAGTGTAGTGAGCGGAACCGCGAACCTGAGCACGACCGCGACACAGGCGTCGGGCGTCAGCAGCTATGCGATCACCGCCACTGCGGGAACGCTCACTGCCACCAACTACACCTTCACCTTCGTCAACGGCACCCTGACGGTGAATGCAGCCGTGCTGACTGTTACAGCACAGAACGCTTCGCGCACCTATGGAGCCGCGAACCCGACGTTCACTGCACTCATCACCGGCTTCGTCAACGGCGACACACAGAGCGTTGTAAGCGGAACCGCGAACCTGAGCACGACCGCG
- the cdd gene encoding cytidine deaminase: protein MSSPRQELTSTQQDDLIATAKRAYEHAYAPYSTFRVGAAVLLEGGEVFSGCNVENASYGLTNCAERTAIFSAVSELGAKRVKIRAIAVVNDRNVACSPCGACRQVISEFGPDADIFYIGPKGIQRSSMRELLPHSFSSESLS, encoded by the coding sequence ATGAGCTCGCCGAGACAGGAACTTACCTCCACGCAACAAGACGACTTGATCGCCACGGCCAAACGGGCATACGAACATGCGTACGCTCCTTATTCGACATTCCGAGTGGGTGCAGCCGTTCTGCTGGAGGGCGGAGAAGTGTTCAGCGGGTGTAACGTCGAGAATGCCTCTTATGGATTAACCAACTGTGCTGAGCGAACCGCGATCTTCTCAGCCGTCTCGGAACTCGGAGCCAAGAGAGTGAAAATTCGTGCAATTGCGGTCGTCAACGATCGTAATGTGGCTTGCTCTCCGTGTGGCGCGTGTCGGCAAGTCATCAGCGAATTCGGTCCCGACGCTGACATCTTTTATATAGGACCAAAGGGCATCCAGCGCAGCTCGATGCGCGAGCTCCTGCCGCACAGCTTTAGTTCGGAATCGTTGAGTTAA